The following coding sequences are from one Triticum aestivum cultivar Chinese Spring chromosome 5A, IWGSC CS RefSeq v2.1, whole genome shotgun sequence window:
- the LOC123103285 gene encoding probable LRR receptor-like serine/threonine-protein kinase At4g37250, with translation MPLPLPSHSHGRPAASMAAAARRPLLLPISWVLVLLLAVHATSQLAVALDQDGVLLLSFKSSLLADPLGSLSGWGYADPTPCAWNGVVCMAFPATSSSDQMRVVSVILPNEQLVGPISPELGRIEHLRHLDLSGNALNGTLPVDLFRAPELRILSLASNGITGGLPEQVGQLRSLRALNLAGNALSGAIPGNLTLLQNLTAVSLSSNYFSGALPGGGFPALQVLDVSSNMLNGTLPADFGGAALRYVNLSSNQLAGAIPLEMASHLPANVTIDLSFNKLTGAIPTVAPFVAQRATAFAGNDELCGRPLDSLCSDASTSAVDPPKGTAKSPPALAAIPNNPTETMPGSGAPSSGGGQGRLKLATIIAIAAGDVAGIAVLFAVFFYVYQVRKRKQRQEVAKQRMGAAVFKKPEPSDESPDVAGRSLSCCPGKKAGDDSDDTEEDVTDTSSSFVAKEENHKAGEGAVAAKKKERSVLVTVDGEVELELETLLKASAYILGAAGDSIVYKAVLADGAALAVRRIGSEDAGVRRFSEFDAQMRAIAKLRHGNILRLRGFYWGPDEMLLIHDLAANGSLANASVKRKPGTPPMSLGWSARLRIARGVASGLAYLHDKKCVHGNVRPSNILLDADMEPLLADLGIHRLVRGAGDSRLKPAGRFGSKRSAKSLPDLSPPPPGTAGGGASPLAGAGPSSSAEAAAHYQAPEAAKNPTKPSTKWDVYSFGMVLLELVAGRALTSVELCQWAAGEDSGQQAFLLADAALRGEMEGREETLASCLRLGFACCAAAPGKRPAMKDVLQAIDRIPSPSSNSSASAQRQ, from the exons ATGCCATTGCCATTACCATCGCACAGCCACGGCCGCCCTGCTGCATCCATGGCCGCCGCAGCTCGCCGCCCTCTGCTTCTCCCTATCTCGTGGGTTCTAGTGCTGCTGCTGGCCGTCCACGCGACGTCGCAGCTCGCCGTAGCGCTTGACCAGGACGGCGTGCTGCTCCTCTCCTTCAAGTCCTCCCTCCTCGCCGACCCCCTCGGTTCCCTCTCCGGCTGGGGCTACGCCGACCCCACGCCCTGCGCCTGGAACGGCGTCGTCTGCATGGCCTTCCCCGCCACGTCTTCGTCGGACCAGATGAGGGTCGTCAGCGTCATCCTGCCCAATGAGCAGCTCGTCGGCCCCATCTCGCCGGAGCTGGGCCGGAtcgagcacctccgccacctcgaTCTCTCCGGGAACGCGCTCAACGGCACCCTCCCCGTCGACCTGTTCCGCGCGCCGGAGCTCCGCATCCTCTCGCTCGCCAGCAACGGCATCACGGGGGGGCTGCCGGAGCAGGTCGGCCAGCTGCGCAGCCTCCGCGCCCTCAACCTCGCCGGCAACGCGCTCTCCGGCGCCATACCGGGGAACCTCACCCTGCTCCAGAACCTCACCGCCGTCTCCCTCTCCAGCAACTACTTCTCCGGCGCGCTCCCCGGCGGCGGGTTCCCGGCGCTGCAGGTGCTCGACGTCAGCTCCAACATGCTCAACGGCACGCTCCCGGCGGACTTCGGAGGCGCCGCGCTGCGGTATGTTAACCTCTCCTCCAACCAGCTCGCCGGGGCCATACCGCTGGAAATGGCGTCGCACCTGCCGGCCAACGTCACCATCGACCTGTCCTTCAACAAACTCACCGGCGCGATCCCGACGGTGGCGCCGTTCGTGGCGCAGAGGGCGACGGCGTTCGCGGGCAACGACGAGCTGTGCGGGAGGCCGCTCGACAGCCTCTGCTCCGATGCTTCCACCTCCGCCGTGGATCCCCCGAAGGGGACGGCAAAGTCGCCCCCGGCCCTTGCGGCCATACCCAACAACCCGACCGAGACGATGCCCGGCAGTGGAGCGCCGTCATCAGGAGGAGGACAAGGCAGGCTGAAGCTGGCCACCATCATAGCCATTGCCGCCGGCGACGTGGCCGGCATCGCTGTCCTGTTCGCGGTGTTCTTCTACGTGTACCAGGTGAGGAAACGAAAGCAGCGGCAGGAGGTGGCGAAGCAGAGGATGGGAGCAGCGGTGTTCAAGAAGCCGGAACCGTCGGACGAGTCGCCCGACGTCGCCGGCCGGAGCCTGTCGTGCTGTCCCGGGAAGAAGGCAGGCGACGACAGCGACGACACGGAGGAGGATGTGACGGACACGTCTTCCTCCTTCGTTGCCAAGGAGGAGAACCACAAGGCAGGCGAGGGAGCGGTGGCAGCCAAGAAGAAAGAGAGGTCGGTGCTGGTGACGGTGGACGGCGAGGTGGAGCTGGAGCTGGAGACGCTGCTCAAGGCGTCGGCCTACATCCTGGGCGCGGCGGGCGACAGCATCGTGTACAAGGCGGTGCTGGCCGACGGCGCGGCGCTGGCCGTGCGCAGGATCGGCAGCGAGGACGCTGGCGTGAGGCGGTTCAGCGAGTTCGACGCGCAGATGCGCGCCATCGCCAAGCTCCGTCACGGCAACATCCTGCGCCTCCGCGGCTTCTACTGGGGCCCCGACGAGATGCTCCTCATCCACGACCTGGCCGCCAATGGCAGCCTCGCAAACGCCTCCGTGAAAA GGAAGCCGGGGACGCCGCCGATGAGCCTCGGGTGGAGCGCGCGGCTGCGCATCGCGCGAGGCGTGGCGAGCGGCCTGGCCTACCTCCACGACAAGAAGTGCGTGCACGGCAACGTGAGGCCCAGCAACATCCTCCTGGACGCGGACATGGAGCCGCTGCTGGCCGACCTGGGCATCCACCGGCTGGTCCGCGGCGCCGGGGACAGCAGGCTGAAGCCGGCGGGGCGGTTCGGGAGCAAGCGGTCGGCCAAGAGCCTGCCGGAcctgtcgccgccgccacccgggACAGCAGGAGGAGGGgcgagcccgctggccggcgccggGCCTTCCTCCTCCGCGGAGGCGGCCGCGCACTACCAGGCGCCGGAGGCGGCCAAGAACCCGACGAAGCCGAGCACCAAGTGGGACGTGTACTCGTTCGGCATGGTACTGCTCGAACTGGTGGCCGGGCGCGCGCTGACGAGCGTGGAGCTCTGCCAGTGGGCGGCGGGGGAGGACAGCGGGCAGCAGGCGTTCCTGCTGGCGGACGCGGCGCTGCGGGGGGAGATGGAGGGCAGGGAGGAGACGCTGGCGAGCTGCCTGAGGCTGGGGTTCGCGTGCTGCGCCGCGGCGCCCGGCAAGCGGCCCGCCATGAAGGACGTGCTCCAGGCCATCGACAGGATCCCGTCTCCTTCCTCCAACTCCTCCGCCTCCGCGCAGCGACAGTGA